The region CAGCGAGCGCGTCCACGCCCCGTACCGGCCCGGCAGGCATCGCGTCCAACGATTGTGGGAGAACTCGCCGCGGCGGCTGATCCCGCAGGTGGCCGTTCTCACGGCGCGCATCCTGCGGCGCTGGAGCCGCGACCCCGCGACGCTGGTGCAGTCGCTGGTGATGCCTGCCGGCTTCCTGGTCGCGCTGGACATCGTGTTCGGTGACGTCATCAAGCAGGTCACCGGGCAGAGCGGTCTGTACGGCCAGGTTCCGCTCGTCGCACTCGTCGGCGGCATGACCGGCGCGATCATCGGCGCCATCGGCGTGATGCGGGAGCGGGAGGTCGGTCTGCTGGCCCGGCTGTGGGTGGTGCCCATGCACCGCGCCGCGGGCCTGCTGGCCCGGCTGAGCGCCGACTTCATCCGGATCGTGGTGATCACGCTGGCCGCGATGTGCGTCGGGATCGCGCTCGGGTTCCGTTTCGAGCAGGGCATCCTCGCAGCGCTCGTGTGGGTCGTTCTGCCCGCCGTCTCGAGCATCGCCGTCTCGGTGGCGGTGCTCACGCTGGCCCTGTACTCGTCGAGCACGCTCGTGCCGCAGGCCACCGACATCGTCATCGCGATCCTGATGTTCTTCTCGATCGGCTTCGTCCCGCTCGACCAGTACCCCGACTGGCTGCAACCGTTCGTCGAGCACCAACCGGTCAGCTATACGATCAAGGCGATGCGGGGCCTGTCCCTCGAGGGGCCGATCGCCGAACCGTTGCTCTACACCGTGCTGTGGTCGGCCGGCATTCTCGCGGTGTGCGCAGTGCCGCTGGCCATCGGGTACCGCAGAGCCAGCAAGCGTGGTTGACCGCAAGGCGCCACCGACGTCCAGGGAGTCTTGACCCATGTTTCCTTCATCGGGAATCCGGAAGCTGGCGCGCAGCGAGGAGATGTTCGCCGAGACGCACAACTTCATCGGGCTGGCGGCGCACGTCGAGGGCCCGATGGACGCCGACGCGCTCTCCGATGCGTTCGACGCCCTGCTGCAAGCGCATCCGGTCCTCGGCGGGCACCTCGAGCAGTTGCCCGACGGCAAGTGGGAGATCGTGCTCGACGACCTGATGCATCCGGGCATCGAGGTGGTGGAGCTCACCGGCGACGAGCCGGCGCCGCCGCTGCTCTTCGACCAGACCCAGTCGCTGGTGCACCTGCGGCTCACCCTGCGCGACGGGCAGGCTCAGCCCACGCTGTACATCCACCACAGCCTGGCCGACGGCCACCACCAGTTCAGCCTCGTCGAAGAGTTGTTCTCGACCTACACCGACCTGGTCACCACCGGCGCCGCGCGGCCGGTCAAGGTGCATCCCGCACCGGAGCCGCTCGAGGTGATCCTGGCCGACCGGGGTGTGCAGAAACGCACCCGGTCCGGGCTCGAGCGTCTGCTCGCCGCGATGTTCGTCTACGAGCTGCCGCCGTCGCGGCGCGCCCCGTCTGACGTCAATCCTGTTCTGCCGCAGCTGGTTCCGATGGAGTACTGCACGCTGTCGGAGCAGGACACCGAAAAGATCATCGCGTTCTGCCGGGCCAACAAGCTCGGCCTCAACAGTCTGCTGTCGGCGGCGGTGCTGATGGCCGAGTGGCAGGTGCGCAACACCCCGAACGTCCCGGTGCCCTACGTCTACCCGGTCGATCTGCGCTATCTGCTGTCCCCGCCGGTGTCGGCCACCGAGAGCACCAACCCGGTCGGCATCGCGACCTACCTGGCCGAGATCCACCAGGGCACCGACGTCGTCGACCTGGCCCGCGACATCAACGACACCTACAAGAAGGACATCGCCGAGGGCGTGATCCAGCAGAGTTTCCTGCATTTCAGCCCGCAGTACGTGGGCAATCCGCCGGGCCTGCCGGACGTCGTGATGTTCACCGACAACGGTATCGTGCCGCCGCTGCGCACCCCACCGGAGATGAAGGTCGTCGCGAGCCACGGCGAGTTCTACTTCGCCGTCGGCGCCGGTATCGAGATCTACACGTCCAAGATCTTCAACGGGCAGTTGATGCTCGAGTACCACTCGCACGGCCCGGACCCGGAGAAGTCCATCGCGGCGATCGAGG is a window of Mycolicibacterium chubuense NBB4 DNA encoding:
- a CDS encoding ABC transporter permease; amino-acid sequence: MSSTAHSERVHAPYRPGRHRVQRLWENSPRRLIPQVAVLTARILRRWSRDPATLVQSLVMPAGFLVALDIVFGDVIKQVTGQSGLYGQVPLVALVGGMTGAIIGAIGVMREREVGLLARLWVVPMHRAAGLLARLSADFIRIVVITLAAMCVGIALGFRFEQGILAALVWVVLPAVSSIAVSVAVLTLALYSSSTLVPQATDIVIAILMFFSIGFVPLDQYPDWLQPFVEHQPVSYTIKAMRGLSLEGPIAEPLLYTVLWSAGILAVCAVPLAIGYRRASKRG
- a CDS encoding phthiocerol/phthiodiolone dimycocerosyl transferase, whose product is MFPSSGIRKLARSEEMFAETHNFIGLAAHVEGPMDADALSDAFDALLQAHPVLGGHLEQLPDGKWEIVLDDLMHPGIEVVELTGDEPAPPLLFDQTQSLVHLRLTLRDGQAQPTLYIHHSLADGHHQFSLVEELFSTYTDLVTTGAARPVKVHPAPEPLEVILADRGVQKRTRSGLERLLAAMFVYELPPSRRAPSDVNPVLPQLVPMEYCTLSEQDTEKIIAFCRANKLGLNSLLSAAVLMAEWQVRNTPNVPVPYVYPVDLRYLLSPPVSATESTNPVGIATYLAEIHQGTDVVDLARDINDTYKKDIAEGVIQQSFLHFSPQYVGNPPGLPDVVMFTDNGIVPPLRTPPEMKVVASHGEFYFAVGAGIEIYTSKIFNGQLMLEYHSHGPDPEKSIAAIEAQLHSIAARQASSAVGQTGLPNA